The DNA segment CGGATCGTTGGCGAATGACCCACCACGAGCCAGCTGACATATGAGGCAATCATGTGACCTGTAGTCACAAGAAAGATGGCGGCCGCCCTGCGGATGTGCGGCGTTTGGATCTTTCTACTTTTTTCTGCGGGTTCGGTCAGCGACGCTTTGACCAGAAAGGTAATATTACTTCAAATCCAAAGTTACACATTCAAGTATTTATGTGCTGTCGTAGCATACATTTcctattatgataataatcaaCAAACACAAAGCAACTCCGCTAGCTTTTACTTTTATAGCCacatataatattgtattgttCAGCCGTGAACTTCCATTTAATTGAATCAATGTACTGATTACTTTGACTTTTACATTCACGTGATTATCAAGATAAGATATGCCGTTATtagtccctcagtggggaaatttgcaacttttattAGGTCTTTGTTTTACCATTGAATTGATGGCAAATATTGTTTTCTTGTAGACAAAAGCTGTAACGGAAGTAATGGTAACAATATCCATCCCTGTTCATCTTAGTATTTATTTCAGACACTGCAGCAAGAGCATACAGTTCACACAGAAATAGAGGGGTCTCGGGAACCTGGTCAGGACTCCAGGATGcccccctggggaggtgttcagacCTCAGGGAAGGAGCTGGTCAAACTGGCCGGAAAGGGAAGTCTGGGTTttcctgcttaggctgctgcccccggaAGAAGATGGAgtgataaataataacataaataataagaCTGCCAGATCAATCAATCCCACATAGGAACATACATCCCTACATAcattccatacatacatacgtttcATTTGCATCCTTCCTCTTGCATTTGAGTTTCACTTTCTTTGTTAAAACATCAGGACTGTCATTTGAGCATAGAAATGTCATACTAGATTCTTGTGTAAACCTCCACCCCATGAAACAGTACAATTACTGCTTTATGTATACATGTACAGAAGTACTGCTAGAAGTGCATACTCTTATTGCCTTTACTACCTTCTCACCATCACACAGCACCTGGACTACAAAGGAACTCAAGTTACTTTACTTGGTCAACATAGCCATCAGTGGTTATTGATGGGTGGTTATTGATGGGTGGCCACTGATGGGTGGCCATTGATGAGTGGTATCTTCAGCTTTCTGTGCAGTTGAATCCTGGCGCTGTGGCCCCGCCTCCTGGTGGAGACCTCCTGCACGTGAGAGCTGAAGGAGACAACGACACGCTTCACTTCCTTTTTTGCAGCCAGGGGGCGCCAACTCTGCTGCTGGTTCACACCGACGTGCATTATTCTTCTGTCTCGGTCTGATAAGCTCCTCCCCCACGCTTGACCTCACACATATTTTCTAAAAGTTCAAACTTCCTCTCAGGTCAACTGGCCCCTTTTCTTGAGCCGCAATGCTAGCGGGAGCCTGCAGGTGGAGCCGGCCAGCAGCATTCTGTCCAGCGGGGCGCTGGTCTTCAGCCGGGTATGTTCCATGtgtccatgctggagcctaccccagttgtCTCCCTTTGTCTCCCTGTGGAAGTATTCTTCACGCTCACTCaccaagcgtgtgtgtgtgtcagctgtTGGAATATGACGACATCAACAACACAGCAgaagtgacctctgaccttttcCCGCCATATGAGCTGCACAACATCAGCTGGTCTGGCATGCAGCTGTCAGGGGCGTCGGCTAGGCTGTGCGGCGCCGTGGCTGGAGGTTCcgtttgtgtgcatgtgggtccacgcacacacacacacacacacacactttggtaGATTTTAGATCTACAGCGCACAGAACCTAACGCTGCTTTTTTCCTGCAGCTTTCTGTGTTTGAGTCGGAGGGGCGTGCTGAGATGTGGCCCCGCCTACGCCATACAGCTAACTCCTCCCAGGTAGAGGTGTGGCTTGACGGCCTGGTCCCAAGGACGCCGCAATCACGCTTCTTTTTGGAGCTGCAAGCAGTGGGCGGAGCCTATCCCCCGAATAGGGTGGAGGTGCATCGATCCATCGACGACGAGTTCACGCCGTCCATATTTAAGGTCACTCAACGTTTATTTCACCCGGGTGGAGGAAGTGGgtgttgacctttgacctttcagGTGTCTCAGTGGATGTCTGCCATCGACAGCGCCCGTGAGCGGGGCTTCATCCAGTGGAAGCCGGTGGCATATCGGCACTCGCCGCCCACGCTGGAGGACGTGACACCGTGTCGTCACTCCGACCCGCGCCCACTGGCAGGtgtggcggtggcggcggcgtccAGCCTGGTGCAGGCGTTTTTCACGACGGAGGAAGCATACGGACTGAACGTGAGCTTCGGCCTGGCGGGGCAGCCGTTCTACAACAGCACCAAGTTCCTCAGCTGGTTGGTTCTGTCGCTCCACTTTTGTCGCCGCTTCGTTTTCCTACACATCACTCCTCTCCTGCAGGACGGCGCTGGTGGGCGTCGGCCTTCCGCCTGCCGACACCTTCTCCCCACTGGTCCTCGCCATCATGGCTGTGGGTCTCGGTGCGCCGCTTCTCATCCTCACGGCAGGCGGAGTCTTCGTCTACACGCGAAGGAGATTGGCACCCTTGGCGCCAA comes from the Doryrhamphus excisus isolate RoL2022-K1 chromosome 14, RoL_Dexc_1.0, whole genome shotgun sequence genome and includes:
- the LOC131102190 gene encoding glycosylated lysosomal membrane protein-like, whose product is MAAALRMCGVWIFLLFSAGSVSDALTRKLSVQLNPGAVAPPPGGDLLHVRAEGDNDTLHFLFCSQGAPTLLLVHTDVHYSSVSVNWPLFLSRNASGSLQVEPASSILSSGALVFSRLLEYDDINNTAEVTSDLFPPYELHNISWSGMQLSGASARLCGAVAGGSVCVHLSVFESEGRAEMWPRLRHTANSSQVEVWLDGLVPRTPQSRFFLELQAVGGAYPPNRVEVHRSIDDEFTPSIFKVSQWMSAIDSARERGFIQWKPVAYRHSPPTLEDVTPCRHSDPRPLAGVAVAAASSLVQAFFTTEEAYGLNVSFGLAGQPFYNSTKFLSWTALVGVGLPPADTFSPLVLAIMAVGLGAPLLILTAGGVFVYTRRRLAPLAPSYEPIN